A single genomic interval of Methylophilales bacterium MBRSF5 harbors:
- a CDS encoding alkyl hydroperoxide reductase, with protein MSSLINTQVKPFKAQAFHNGKFVEVTEETLKGKWNVFVFYPADFTFVCPTELGDVADHYEELQKMGVEVYSVSTDTHFTHKAWHDASETIKKITYPMLGDPTGAISRNFDVMIEEEGLALRGTFIIDPDGVIKTAEVNDLGIGRSAADLVRKVQAAQHIAANPGQVCPASWKPGAETLEPSLDLVGKI; from the coding sequence ATGTCTTCATTAATCAATACACAAGTAAAACCATTTAAAGCTCAAGCTTTTCACAATGGTAAATTTGTAGAAGTAACAGAAGAAACATTAAAAGGGAAATGGAACGTTTTCGTTTTCTATCCAGCTGATTTTACATTTGTTTGCCCAACTGAGCTTGGTGATGTGGCTGATCACTACGAAGAGCTTCAGAAGATGGGTGTTGAAGTGTACAGCGTATCAACAGATACTCACTTTACTCACAAAGCATGGCATGATGCTTCAGAAACCATCAAAAAAATTACCTACCCAATGCTAGGTGACCCAACAGGTGCAATTTCAAGAAACTTTGACGTGATGATCGAAGAAGAAGGCCTTGCGTTAAGAGGAACTTTTATTATCGATCCTGATGGCGTTATCAAAACAGCTGAAGTGAATGATCTTGGTATCGGTCGATCAGCAGCAGACCTTGTTAGAAAAGTACAAGCTGCACAACATATTGCTGCAAATCCTGGACAAGTATGCCCAGCATCTTGGAAACCAGGCGCTGAAACACTTGAACCATCTCTTGACCTTGTAGGTAAGATTTAA
- a CDS encoding NADH dehydrogenase, translating to MALDQNIKNQLSTYMAKIENPIEIVYFENQSEKSTEMVNLLTEVDTMSPKISIKKGEDSTHRSPSFQVDQPDYVTGIVFAGVPMGHEFTSFILAILQVGGYPLKIEKDLIEQIKSISGSYKFETYISLSCHNCPDVVQALNVMSLLNPNITHTMIDGDVYQDEVKNKKIMSVPTIFVNNEEFYQGRMELEEIVAKIDSRSDSIESEKLNKKEDFDVLIVGGGPAGASSAVYSARKGIKTGIVAERFGGQVMDTLGIENFISIKATEGPKLVKALEEHVLDYEVDVMNHQRAKKIYIPKNKEEKFHLELENGAKLKSKTLILSTGARWRELGVPGETEFKGKGVAYCPHCDGPLFKGKHVAVIGGGNSGVEAAIDLAGIVGHVTLFEFMPALKADQVLQDRLYSLKNVDVILNAQTKEILGDTKVTAIKYLDRGSQEERELALEGVFIQIGLIPNTDWLKDDIKLSQYGEIEVNDHGETSVPGIFAAGDVTTVPYKQIIIAMGEGSKAALGAFDYLIRN from the coding sequence ATGGCTTTAGATCAAAATATTAAAAATCAATTATCAACTTACATGGCTAAGATTGAAAATCCCATTGAGATTGTATATTTTGAAAATCAAAGCGAAAAGTCTACTGAAATGGTCAATCTATTGACAGAAGTAGATACGATGTCCCCAAAGATTTCGATCAAAAAGGGAGAAGACTCAACTCATAGAAGTCCCTCGTTCCAAGTTGATCAGCCTGATTATGTAACCGGAATCGTTTTCGCTGGCGTACCTATGGGCCATGAATTTACATCATTCATCCTAGCTATTTTGCAGGTAGGAGGATACCCTTTAAAAATTGAAAAAGACTTAATTGAGCAAATTAAATCAATAAGTGGCTCATATAAATTCGAGACTTATATTTCTTTGAGTTGTCATAACTGCCCTGACGTTGTTCAGGCACTAAACGTGATGTCCCTTCTTAATCCAAATATCACCCACACGATGATTGATGGCGATGTCTACCAAGACGAAGTCAAAAATAAAAAAATCATGTCTGTGCCGACCATTTTTGTAAACAATGAAGAGTTTTATCAAGGTCGAATGGAGCTAGAAGAGATTGTTGCCAAAATTGATTCTCGAAGTGATTCTATTGAATCAGAAAAATTAAACAAGAAAGAAGATTTTGATGTACTGATTGTCGGTGGCGGCCCAGCTGGAGCTTCTTCAGCTGTTTATTCTGCAAGGAAGGGCATAAAAACAGGTATTGTAGCTGAGCGATTTGGTGGACAAGTCATGGATACGCTAGGTATAGAAAATTTTATTTCAATCAAGGCAACAGAGGGCCCTAAGCTTGTAAAGGCGCTTGAGGAGCATGTGCTCGATTATGAGGTTGATGTTATGAATCACCAGCGAGCGAAGAAAATTTATATCCCAAAAAATAAAGAGGAAAAGTTTCACCTAGAGCTAGAAAATGGGGCTAAATTGAAATCCAAGACATTAATCTTATCTACTGGTGCAAGATGGAGAGAGCTTGGAGTTCCCGGAGAAACAGAATTTAAAGGAAAAGGGGTAGCTTACTGCCCTCACTGTGATGGCCCTTTATTTAAGGGTAAGCATGTTGCGGTTATAGGTGGTGGAAATTCAGGCGTTGAAGCAGCCATTGATTTAGCTGGAATTGTTGGGCACGTCACCTTATTTGAATTTATGCCTGCTTTAAAAGCTGATCAGGTACTACAAGATCGATTATATTCATTGAAAAATGTTGATGTGATCTTAAATGCCCAGACCAAAGAAATCCTAGGTGACACAAAAGTCACAGCAATTAAATACTTGGATAGAGGCTCACAAGAAGAGCGAGAGCTTGCCCTTGAAGGCGTATTTATTCAAATTGGCTTGATCCCAAATACGGATTGGTTAAAGGATGACATTAAATTAAGCCAGTATGGAGAAATAGAGGTCAACGATCATGGTGAAACTTCTGTTCCAGGAATTTTTGCTGCGGGCGATGTGACGACCGTTCCATACAAACAAATTATCATTGCCATGGGTGAGGGGTCAAAAGCTGCCCTTGGAGCATTTGACTATCTGATCAGAAACTAA
- a CDS encoding phosphoribosylaminoimidazole synthetase (catalyzes the formation of 1-(5-phosphoribosyl)-5-aminoimidazole from 2-(formamido)-N1-(5-phosphoribosyl)acetamidine and ATP in purine biosynthesis) — MPNKIDYKSSGVDIDAGESLVERIKPFAKKTSRPELLGSIGGFGSLFEIPAGYKNPVLVSGTDGVGTKLKLAIELGQHDTIGQDLVGMCVNDILVQGAEPLFFLDYYACGKLEVEQAASVIVGIARGCELSGCSLAGGETAEMPGMYNEGDYDLAGFAVGIVEKNDIIDGRDIKDGDVLLGLKSSGPHSNGYSLIRKIIESHDINIHDQIGEQTIATLLMEPTRLYVKSILNLKKEVKIKAMSHITGGGLTENLPRSYPNSFKAQIDPKSWEMPSIFELIMEKANLNIEEMYRTFNCGIGFVIIVDSSDVPMAREILEANGEEVTQLGQIEKRESNENLVTYI, encoded by the coding sequence ATTCCCAATAAAATTGACTATAAATCTTCCGGTGTCGACATTGATGCGGGGGAGAGTTTGGTTGAAAGAATCAAGCCGTTTGCCAAAAAGACTTCTAGACCAGAACTCTTAGGTTCGATTGGGGGATTCGGATCACTTTTTGAAATTCCAGCCGGATATAAAAACCCTGTCTTGGTATCTGGAACAGATGGCGTTGGAACAAAACTAAAACTTGCAATTGAATTAGGTCAGCACGATACAATCGGACAGGACCTGGTTGGAATGTGTGTTAATGATATTTTAGTGCAGGGGGCAGAGCCTTTATTCTTCTTAGATTATTATGCTTGTGGAAAGCTTGAGGTTGAACAGGCCGCGAGTGTAATTGTGGGCATTGCAAGAGGCTGCGAGTTATCAGGATGTTCATTAGCCGGGGGTGAGACAGCTGAGATGCCTGGAATGTACAATGAGGGCGATTATGATTTGGCTGGCTTTGCTGTCGGGATAGTTGAAAAGAATGACATCATTGATGGAAGAGATATAAAAGATGGCGATGTGTTACTAGGCTTGAAATCATCAGGACCACATTCCAACGGGTATTCATTGATAAGAAAAATTATTGAAAGTCATGACATTAATATTCATGATCAAATTGGCGAGCAAACTATCGCCACCCTGTTGATGGAGCCGACTCGACTGTACGTTAAATCAATTTTAAACTTGAAAAAAGAAGTAAAAATTAAGGCAATGTCTCATATCACAGGGGGTGGATTAACTGAAAATCTTCCCAGAAGCTATCCTAATTCTTTTAAAGCACAGATCGATCCTAAGAGCTGGGAGATGCCTTCGATATTTGAATTGATTATGGAAAAAGCAAATCTAAATATTGAAGAAATGTATCGAACTTTCAATTGTGGTATCGGATTTGTTATTATAGTCGACTCATCAGACGTACCTATGGCTAGAGAAATACTTGAAGCAAATGGCGAAGAAGTAACTCAACTGGGACAAATTGAAAAGCGAGAGTCGAATGAGAATTTGGTCACTTATATTTAG